In Actinoplanes octamycinicus, the genomic window GCAGCAGGCCGGTGTCGCCGGTCGCCCGGGCGAACTGGAAGCTGCCCACCCGCAGGTGGCTGGCCGCGACCCGGGCCAGGACGGCGCCCGGCAGCGGGCCCTCCCGGTGCACCGTGCGGCCGGTGGCGACCACGGCGAGCGACCGGGTGGTCGGGATGCCGAGCGCGTGCATCGCGGTGCTGACCACGAACTCGCGGAGCATCGGGCCGACCGCGGCCAGGCCGTCGCCGCCGCGGGCGAACGGGGTCCGGCCGGAGCCTTTCAGATGCAGGTCGCGGCCGTCGATCTCGCCGAGCAGCAGGGCCCGGCCGTCGCCGAGCCGGGGCGAATAGCCACCGAACTGGTGCCCGGCGTACGCCTGGGCGACCGGGTGCGCCCCGGCCGGCGGCTCGGTGCCGGTGAGCAGGCCGGTGGTCAGCTGCTCCGGGGCCAGGCCCAGCTCGGCGGCGAGCCGCTGGTCGGCGATCAGCACGCGCGGCGCCGGGCAGTCCTCGGCCCGCCAGGCGATGGCCAGCTCGGGCAGCTCGTCGGCGAAGCGGTGGGTCAGGGTCACGGCCGGAGCGGAAACGTCCACCCATCGACGTTAACCCGTTCTGAGCTGGTCTAACCTCCCGGCATGCGGGCGGTCAATCTCACACTGCGATTCGTGCTGGAACTGTGCGCGCTGGCTGCTCTGGCGTACGGTGGCTGGCGCCTGCCCGGGCCGATCGCGGTCCGGATCCTGGCGGCGGTCCTGCTGCCGGTGGCCGCGGCCCTGATCTGGGGCCGCTGGGTGGCGCCGCGCGGCAGTCACCTGCTGCCCGACCCGCAGCGGCTGATCCCGGAGTGGGTGGTCTTCGGCGGGGCCACGGTCGCGCTGATCCTTTGCGGTCATCCGGCGCTGGGTGCGGCGCTGGCCGTGCTCGCCGCGCTGAACCGCTGGCTGCTGCACGTGCTCGGGACGTCGACCGGCGGCGAGCGGCGGGGCTGACCCCGGTCGTGTGAAGGTTGCCGATCCGAGACCTGCGGGGGCAGCGGCAGCCATTGATCAACTAGTAACCTGACGCGCTCACAGGTTCTTTTCAGCACGAGGTGACCATGTCGCAGCCGCAGCCTGCCCCGTGGGGTGGGGCGCCCGCCGATCCCGCTCCGGGCGGATACCCCGCTCCCGGCGCCTATCCTGCCGGGCAGCCGGCTGGTTACCCGGCTCCCGGGGCCTACCCCGGTCAGCCCGCGCCGGGTGGCTACGCCGCGCAGCCGGTGGCCGCCGGACAACCGGGCCACCCCGCACCCGCCGGATACCCGGCTCCAGCCCAGGCCGGGCCCGCCGGCTATGCCGCCCCGGGGCAGGTCGCGCCGGGTGGCTACGCCCAGCCGGGTCAGGCCGGGCCGGGTCAGTACGGGCAGCCGGTGCCGGCGCCCTACGCGGGGCAGGGCGACCCGGGTCAGGGCGGCTACGGCGCGCCGCCGGCCGGGTATCCGCCGCAGGGCATGCTGGCCTGCCGGTTCTGCGGCTCGGTGCCGGCCGTGCAGACCAAGTTCCGCGGGCACCAGGGGATGCTGGTGCTGATGCGGTTCCTCAGCAACGAGGGGCCGTTCTGCCGGGACTGCGGGCTGGGCGTTTTCCGGCACATGACCTCGCGGACGCTGATCCAGGGGTGGTACGGCTACGCGTCGTTCATCATCACGCCGTTCACCGTGCTGATGAACCTGTTCCGGCGCACCAGTGTGGCGAACCTGCCGGCGCCGCAGCCGAACCCCTACGGCCCGAGCCGGCCGCCGATGGACCCGGGCCCGCGCCTGCTGCAGCGCCCGATGACCTGGGCGGGGCTGCTGGTGCCGTTCGCCCTGGCCGCTCTGATCATCTACGCGGCCTCACAGAACTGACCTGACGCGGCGACCGAGGCGGCCGGCGGAGCGGGGCCGCCTCGGTGCGCCGGCACGGTGCTCCGGCCGTACCGGAATCGGCTATTGCTCGTGGTCCTCGATGTATTTCTTCGGGTCCTTGTTGTGGAAGTCGAGGCCCTTGCCCCGCGGATGCTCGGCGAAGAATCGGAGCCACCGCGCGCCCAGCTCGATCCGCAGCTCCATGCTCGCGTGCTTGCGGAAGTCGGGCAGCACCTCGTCCTCCTCCTCGGCCAGGTGCTCGCTGTTCTCGGTGCGGGCCGCCCACACCCCGGCCCACCACTCGTCCGAGCCGATCGGGTGCCCGGCCGCCGCCACGATCCCGTCGCGGATCTTGTTGTGGTCGCGGATCGCGTCGTCGGTCTCCTCCTCCGCGTCCTCGCCGCCGCTGTCGGTCAGCAGGTGCGGGTAGAGGATCTTCTCCTCGGCGTCCGCGTGGATCTCCAGGTGCAGGGCCAGCGGCTCCCAGATCGCGCGGAGCTCGGCCTCGCCCTGCGCGTCGTCGAGCCGGGCGAACCCGACCCGGAACGCGTGGTGATCTTCCATGATCAGCGCGGTGATGTCGTCCATGCAGGCACCCTAATGCGGGTTGCGGTTCCGGGCTGGGCCTCAGGGGTGTCTCAAGGCCCTTGAGACACCCCTGAGGCCCAGCCCGGGCAACCGTGACCGGCGGAACGGCCGTGAGCAACAGCGGACCCGGCCGCCGGGACGAGGTCAGAGGAACTCGCGGCGGTACAGGTCGATGAGCTCCCGGTAGTTCGGCCCGATGTTGGCGATGTAGACCTCGTCGAAACCGGCCTCCTGGTAGGCCTTGAGCTGCTCGGCGTGCCCGGCCGGGTCCGGCCCGCAGACGATCGACTGCTTCGTCATCTCCGGCGTGACCAGCTCGCTGGCCTGCTCGAAGTGCCGGGGCGAGGGGAGCACCTGGGACAGCTCGCCGGGGACCCCGGCGTTCGCCCAGAGCCGGTGCGCGATCTCGGCGCCCTCGTCCTCGGTCGGTGCCCAGCAACCCTTGAACCCGCCCTGGACCGGCTTGCCCGTGCCGCCCGCGTCGCGGAACTGCTGGACCAGGTCGCCGTCCGGCATCGTGGAGACGTAGCCGTCGCCGATCCGGCCGGCCACCTCCAGCGCCTTCGGGCCGAAGGCGGAGACGTAGACCTTCGGCGGCGTCTCCGGCAGGGTGTAGAGCCGCGCCTGGTCGACCCGGTAGTGCTTGCCGTGGTGGGTGACGAACTCGCCGCCCCACAGCGCGCGCATCACCTCGACGGCCTCCTCCAGCATCTCCAGGCGCTCGTCGGCGAACGGCCAGCGCTCGCCGGTGATGTGCTCGTTGAGCGCCTCGCCGGTGCCGACGCCGAGCACGAACCGGCCGTCGTGCAGGACCGCGCTGGTCGCCGCGGCCTGGGCCACCACGGCCGGGTGGATCCGCTGGATCGGGCAGGTCACCGCGGTGGTGACCGGGATGCTGACCACCTGGCTGAGCGCGCCGATGATCGACCAGACGAACGGGCTCTGGCCCTGCGCGTCGTTCCACGGGTGGTAGTGGTCGGAGATCCACAGGCCCTGGAAGCCGGCGTCCTGGGCCAGCTTGGCCTGCTCGATCAGCTGGGCCGGGGTGTATTCCTCGCAGGACAGGAAGTATCCGATTCGCATACCGCCCCGATACCCGGTCGGCGGGGGCTCATGCCGGTTCGTCCATGTCCGCGCCGAGCGGCTGGCGGGCGGCGCTGAGCGCGTCGTCGGCGGTGCGCCGACCGTCCATGTCGTGCTTCGGGTCGGCGGCGATGGTGGGTGCTGAGGCCGTACCGGAAAATGCTTTGACCTGGAGCGAAAAGCGCGGCTTGTCCGATCGATGTGGGAATCTGGGGGACAGATGTGTGAAATCGGCCCGGGTGGGCATACTGCCGGATGGCAGGGCGACAGGTGGCAAATCCTATGTGGTGTTTGCCAGGACCTACGGCAAGAATGACGAAATGGCGGCCATCAGCTGCGCGGTGAGCCAGGTCGGCACCAGGACTCTGGTGCGGATCCATGGCGAGCTGTCCACGGCGAGCGCCCCGCAGGTCCGCACCATTCTGCTCAAGTGCCTGGTGGAGCGGCCGGACGCGGTGATCGCCGAGCTGGCCGGGCTGCGGGTGCTGGAGCCGGTCGCGCTGTCGGTCTTCGGCGTGGTGGCCCGGCAGGCCGCCATGTGGCCGGGGACGCCGCTGCTGCTCAGCGCACCCGGGAGGGAGGTGGCCACATGGTTTTCCTCGGGGCGCTATGGCCGGGTGCCGGTGCTCGCCAGCACCGCCGAGGCCCTGGACGTGGAGCCGCGTGAGCGGATGCCGGCGCTGGCCGACAGTCTGTTGCCGGTCGCCGGAGCGGCCGCGCACGCCCGGCGCCTGGCCGCCGAGGCCTGTGCCCGGTGGGGGCTGGACGAGCTGACCGACGCGGCCCGGATCGTGGCCGGCGAGCTGGTCACCAACGCGATGGTGCACGCCGGCACGATGATCGACCTGCGGTTCTCGCTCGGCCGGCGATACCTGATGATCACCGTGCGGGACGGCTCCCGGGAGATGCCGGAGATCTCCCCGATGGCGTCGGTGGATCCGCTGGCACCCCGCGGGCTGCTGCTCGTCGAGCAGTTCGCCCGGCGCTGGGGCGCCGTCCCGGCCGAGGGCGGCAAGGTGGTCTGGGCCAGCCTCAGCGGTGTGCCGGAGCCCGGCGCACGACGGTCTGGAAGAGGCTGAGCAGCCCGGCGGTGGCCAGCACCCCGTGCACCACCCCGCGCGCGTTCACCACCTGGTACGAGCGGGCGTGCTGGAGCGCCGCGGCCCGCCCCTCGAGCAGCGCGCGGATCCCGGCCGCGGCCAGGAACGGCACCCGCTCCAGGTCGACGATCACCACGGTCACCCCGGGCTGGGCGGCGGCGTTGCCGATGATCTGGGCCAGCACGTCGCTGACCTCGTCGTCGATCTCGCCGCGAACCGCGAGCCGGATGAGGCCCGCGCCCTCGTCGTGCTTGCTCACCGCGAACGCGCCCGTCATGTTCCCCCCGCCCGGATAAGGCTCTGCCAGGGTTTCCCATCGCTGATGATGACCCGTGCCGGGTCGTCCGCGTGGACTTGTCACCCTAACCATGGCGGGGCGGATCCGCACGGGGTCGGCGTTTCGGCCGATTGTGATGGGGAACCCGAACGGTATGCCGATCCTCAACCGCTTGGAAGAAGCCCGCGGGCTCGACGGTGTCAGCGATAAACTGCAGGCCGCGGTCACCGCCGCGGTCCGCCCGCAGCGGCTGCGCGATCTGCTGCACGGCACCTGGCTGGGCCACCCGCTGCACCCGGTGCTGGTGCAGGTCCCGGTCGGCGCCTTCGTATCCACCGCGATCCTCGACCTGCTGCCCGGCGCCCGCAAGGCGGCCACCACGCTGCTCGCCACCGGCACCGCGGCCGCCGTCCCGGCGCTGGCCGCCGGCTGGGTGGACTGGTCGCAGCTGACCCCCGAGCGGCGCCGGGTCGGCCTGGTGCACGCCGGGGCGAACGCGGTGGCGCTCGGCCTCTACACGGCGTCGCTGCTGGCCCGGCTGAGCGGCCGGACCGCCCGCGGCAAGGCGCTCGGTTTCGCCGGCCTGACCGTGGCCGGCCTCGGCGCCTACCTGGGCGGGCACCTCGCCTACGCGCAGGCCGCCGGCACCAACCAGGCCGCCCCCGACCTGGCCCGGCTGCCCGCCGAGTGGACCGAGGTGTGCTCGCTGGCGTCGGTCCCGGAACGCCGGACCGTGGTGCGCCTGGTCGGCGACGTGCCGGTGCTGATCTACCGGATCGGTGACCGGGTCTCCGCGCTGGTCGAGCGCTGCGGTCACGAGACCGGCCCGCTGGGCGAGGGCGAGGTCACCGGCGAGGGCTGGAACGCCTGCGTGGTCTGCCCCTGGCACGGCAGCACGTTCCGGCTCAGCGACGGCGCCGTGGTGCACGGCCCGGCCGCCAACAACCAGCCGATGATCCCGGTCCGGGTGGTCGCCGGCCGGATCGAGATCCGGCAGCCCTGATCCATTCTTCCGAGGAGGTCTCATGCCCGCGCGTGAGGACATGCCGTCCACGCTGAAGCGATCCCCCAAGAAGGCGCAGGACACCTACGCCAAGACCCACGACTCCGCGGTCGAGCAGTACGGCGAGGGCGAGCGGGCGCACCGCACCGCCTTCTCCGCGGTGAAACACTCGTTCGAGAAGGTCGGCGACCACTGGGAGCCGAAGGCCAAGAAGGGCCCGAGTGACGCCAAGGCCGCCGGCGGCCGCGACACCAAGGCGGCAACCGCTGGTGGCGTCGACGCGAACGCCAGCAAGGCGCACCTGATGGACATCGCGAAGCGGCTCGACATCAGCGGCCGCTCCCGGATGACCAAGGATCAACTGGTCGAGGCGATCCAGAAGGCGAACAACCGGGATACCCGGAAGGCGCGCGCCTGATCGCGGTCCATCGCGCGCTGCGATAGCGTGGCGCGCGATGGACGAGGTCGACAGTCAGTTCGAGGCGTTGCTCACCTACTTGAAGGAGGCGCGCGGCTTCGACTTCACCGGGTACAAAAGGTCAAGCCTGATCCGGCGGGTCAACCGCCGGATGTCGCAGGTCCCGGTCAGTGGTTACGCGGAGTATCTGGACTATCTCCAGGTCCATCCGGACGAGTTCACCGCGCTGTTCAACACCATCCTGATCAACGTGACCGGCTTCTTCCGCGACCCGGAGGCCTGGGACCAGCTGCGCACCGACGTGCTGATCCCGCTGGTCGCCGCGAAAGCGCCGGCCACCCCGATCCGGATCTGGAGCGCCGGCTGCGCCTCCGGTCAGGAGGCCTGCACGCTGGCCATCCTGCTGGCCGAGATCCTCGGGCCGGAGGAGTTCCGGGCCCGGGTCAAGATCTACGCCACCGACGTGGACGAGGAGCAGCTCGCCGAGGCCCGGCACGCCAGCTACAGCCTGCGCGACGTGGCCGGCGTTCCGCCCGAGCTGCTGGAGCGCTACTTCGAGCCGGCCGGCAACCGGCACGTGTTCCGCAAGGACATGCGACGGTCGGTCATCTACGGCCGCAACGACCTGGTGCAGGATGCCCCGATCTCCCGGGTCGACCTGCTCACCTGCCGGAACACGCTGATGTACTTCAACGCGGAGACCCAGGCCCGGATCCTCGGCCGGTTCCACTTCGCCCTGGCCGACGGCGGGATCCTGTTCCTCGGCAGGGCCGAGATGCTGCTCAGCCACAGCAGCCTGTTCCTGCCCACCGACCTGAAACGCCGGATCTTCCGGAAGGTGTCCCGCGGCCTGTCCCCGATCGGCCCGGTCCGCCCCGAGCAGTCCGCGCCGCCCCGGCAACCCGAGCCGACCGGGCTGGACCAGATTCGCAACGCCGCCCTGATGGCCGCCCCGGCCGCCCAGGTGGTGGTCAACGCGGACGGGCTGGTCGCGCTCAGCAACCGGCAGGCGGAGGCGCTGTTCGGCGTGTCACCGCGCGACGTCGGCCGGCCGTTCCGCGACCTGGACGTCTCCTACCGGCCGGTGGAGCTGCGCCGCTACATCGAGCAGGCGCAGGTGGAGCGGCGTGCGGTGCACGTCACCGACATCGAGTACACCCGCGGCACCGGCGCCACCGTGCACCTGGACATCCAGGTGAACCCGCTGGTCGACGCGGACGCCGGCCTGCTCGGCGTAGGCCTGGTCTTCCACGACGTGACCGCGGCCAAGCAGCTGCGGACCGAGCTCGAGCACGCCAACCGGGAGCTGGAGGCGGCCTACGAGGAGTTGCAGTCGACCAACGAGGAGCTGGAGACCACCAACGAGGAGCTGCAGTCCACCGTCGAGGAGCTGGAGACCACCAACGAGGAGCTGCAGTCCACCAACGAGGAACTGGAGACGATGAACGAGGAGCTCCAGTCGACCAACGACGAGCTCCAGGGCATCAACGAGCAGCTCCAGCACAGCAGCGCCGAGCTGGACGGGGCGAACGCGTTCCTGGACGCGATCCTGTCCGGGTTGCGCGCCGGGATCGCCGTGGTGGACCGGGATCTGCGGGTCCGGGTGTGGAACCGGCAGGCCGAGGAACTGTGGGGGCTGCGCGCCTCCGAGGCGGTCGGCCAGCACCTGCTCAATCTGGACATCGGGCTGCCGGTGGACCGGGTCCGGCCGCTGGTCAAGCAGTCGCTGGCCGGGGAGACCGAGACCAAGGCGGTGGAGCTGGAGGCGGTCAACCGGCGCGGCCGGCCGATCACGGTGCGGGTCGCGTGCAGTCCGCTCCTCGATCGTTCGGGCGGTCCGGAGGGTGCCATCATCGTGATGGAGGCGGATTAGTTTGACCGCCGCCTCGACGGGCATCCGGTGTTTCTTCGGACGAAAGGCGGTCGGTCGAGCATGACATCGCTGACCTGGACCACCACCGAGCGGGAGGGGTGTGCGATCGTCGGCGTCGACGGCCGGCTCGACCTCGCCGCTGCCCCCGGCCTGCGGACCGCCCTGTTGAAATGCCTCGCCGAGCAGCCGCGCGCGCTGCTCGTCGACCTGTCCCGGATGTCGCTCGGCGACGGCACCTCGCCGGCCGTGTTCACCGCGGTCACCCGGCTGGCCACCGACTGGCCGGGCACACCGGTGCTGCTCTGCGCGCCGCGGCCGGAGGTGGCGCTGCTGCTCGGCCGCGGCCGGTTCGGCTCGCTGCAGGTCCGGCCGGACGTCGACGGCGCGATCCTCGAGGTGCGGCGGAACGGCGCCGCCGCGCCGATGATCACCGATCAGCTGCTTCCGGCCGTGGGTGCCGCACGGCACGCACGGGACCTGGCCGCCGAGGCTTGCGTACGGTGGGGCGTCCCGCATCTCGTCGGCCCGGTCAGCGTGATCGCCACCGAGCTGGTGTCGAACGCCGTCGAGCACGCCGGCACGATGATCACCATCCAGTTCGTCCGCCGCGCCCGTTACCTGCACGTGGTGGTCCGGGACGGCTCGCCGGCCATCCCGGTGGCGGCCAGCGACGGCACCGACCGCGGTCGCGGGCTGCTGCTGGTGGAGAGCCTCGCGGTGCGCTGGGGCACGCTGCCGGCCCGGGACGGCAAGGTGGTCTGGGCCACCCTCGCGGCCTAGGTCCGCTCGGTCACCGGCTCCGGCTGGTCGGCCAGCAGCTCGCGCAGGCCGGAGATGGCCAGCACCCGGGCCACGTAGGGCTGCACGCCGGTCAGCAGCACCCGCACGCCCCGGCCGCGGGCCACCTCGTGCACCGCGTTCAGCATGCCGATCCCGGCCGCGCTCAGCAGCGGCACCCCGGTCAGGTCGACGGTCAGCCGCCGGCCACGCCCGCAGGTGCTCGCCGCGCTCAGCAGCTCGCGGCGCACCTGGTTGGCGTTGTCCCGGTCGATCTCGCCGTGCACCGCGGCGCACACCCCGGCCGGGCCCGCGGTGACCAGCACCCGGTGCTCCGGGCCGCCCGCGCCGGACCACGGCGGCGTGGCGTCCGACAGCATCGCCTCGCGCAGCCAGGTCAGCGTGCGGCTGAGCAGCCGGGACACGTGCATCTGCGAGATGCCCAGCTCCTCGGCGATCTCCACCTGGCTCAGGTTGCCCCAGAAACGCAGCGCCAGCAGCCGCCGCTCCCGAGGCGGCAGCTCGCAGACCAGCGACTCGATCGTGGTCCGGTCGTCGACCAGGTTCAGGTCGAAGTCCAGGGCGCCGACCATGTCGCCCAGCTCGGCGCCGTCCGGACTGTCCCCGATCGGCGCGTTCAGCGACTCGGTGTTGTGCGCCGCCGCCGACGTCTGGGTGCCGCGCACCTCCGCCTCGTCGACCCCCAGGCGCCCGGCCAGCTCGGCGATCGTCGGGGTGCGGGCCAGTTCGCTGGTCAGCGCGGCGCGGGCGTGCACGAACTCGAGCACCCGGTCCTGCTGGCCGCGGGGCACGTGGACGCCCCAGGTGTGGTCCCGGAAGTGCCGCTTGATCTCGCCGGTGATGGTGAGGATCGCGTACGCGGTGAACGAGCCGCGCTCCGGGTCGAACCGGTCCATGGTTTTCACCAGTCCCAGCCGGGCGACTTGCTCCAGGTCCTCCGGTGGCTCGCCCCGGCCCCGGTAGCGGCGGGCCAGGCGGCCGGCGAACGGCAGCGCCTCCCGGACGAAGTCGTCGCGCAGGCGCTCCCGGGTGGGCCGGTCCGCCGAGGCGCAGGCATGCGCGTAGCGGGCGGCGAGCACGTCCAGGTCTTCCAGCGGTTCCAGCCGGTCGTTGTCCGGCATCGGCGCCATCCTTCTTCTCGACGGGACCGGGTGGTTCGCATCCCATCACCTCTGCCCGGTCCGGCGCAGCGGCAAACCTCCGCAACCATCCCGGTTGCGTTCCGGTAGCGCGTGCCGCCAGGGCCGAAGCGCACCCCCGGCACTGCCCGAAGGGTCTGACAGCGCCGAGAGCCGGCGCTGTCGCATTTCCTGGGGGTATCGCCGCCTTGGCTCCGATGTTCGCACCGTTGAAGGAGCGCAACTACCGGCTCTGGGCCGCCGCCGACCTGGTGTCGACGGCCGGCACCTGGATGCAGGTGCTCGGACTGAACTGGCTGATCCTGTCGGACACCGGCTCGGCCGCCACCATGGGCCTGGTCGTCATGCTCCAGGCGCTGCCGGTGCTGGTGCTCGGCACCTGGGGCGGCGCGCTCGCCGACCGGCTGCCGGCCCGCCCGCTGCTGATCGCCTCCCAGGCGATCCGCGCGCTGCTCGCCCTGGCCCTGGTCGCGCACGGCGGCCACGCGCTGATCTTCGCGGTGGCGCTGGCCTCCGGCGTGATCAGCTCGTTCGAGGGCCCGGCGCTCGGCCGGTTCGGCTCGGCGCTGGTCAAGCCGGAGGCGCTCGGCTCGGCCCTGGCGCTCGGCTCGGTGCTCAGCTCGGCCGGCCGGATCGGCGGCATGGCCCTCGGCGGCGTCCTGGTCGGCATCACCGGCCCGGCGGTGCTCTTCGCGATCAACGCGGTGTCCTACCTCGCGGTGATCGGCGCGCTCGCCGCGATGCGCACCGGCGAGATGCGCGACCTGCCGACCGCGGCGGCCGGGGAGCGCGGCGTGCTCGCCGGGCTGCGTTACATCACCCGCCAGCCGGTCGTGCTGATCGTCCTGGCGCTCTCCTTCGTGCTCGGCTCGCTGGGCCGCAACTACCAGGTCAGCATGGCCGCCATGACGGCCGGCCCGCTGCACAGCGGCTCCGGCGGGTACGGCCTGCTCTCCACCGTCTTCGCGGTCGGCGCGGTCCTCGGCGGCCTGCTGCTGGCCGGCACCGGCCGGTCCACGCTGCGCGTCCTGCTCGGCACCGGGGTGGCCATCAGCGCCCTGCAGATCTGCTCCGGCCTGGCCCCGAACCTGCTCACGTTCGCCGCGGTGATCCTGCCGATCGCGGCCGGCGCGGTGGTCTTCGACACCGTCGTCTCCACCCGCATCCAGCTGGACACCCGGGAGGACATGCGCGGCCGGGTGCTGGCCGCGGTCGGCATCGTGTCGTCGCTGTCCGGCATGGTCGGCGCCCCGGCGGTCGGCTGGCTCTGCGACACCATCGGCGCCCGCGGCGCCCTGCTCACCGGCGGCGTGATCACCACGGTGGCGGCGGTGGCCGGCGCCCTCGCCATCGCCCGCGTCCAGGGCCGCAAGCTGCACCTCCCGCACCCGCACATGCCGCACCTGCCGCAGCTCCCGCACCCGCACCTGCCGCAGTTGCCGCAGCTTCCGCATGCCGAGGCGCTTCGCCCCGCCGAGCAGATGGCCTGACCCAGCCCAGTCCCATCATCTGCTGATCCACCCCGTTCCCTTCACCCGGAAGCCCGGCGCCGATCTGGTGCCGGGCTTCCGCGCGTTCTGGGCTTCCACGCGTCCCTGGCCTCGTCCTCGACCCGCCGCCCCCGTTGGGCGCCGCTTTTCGCCGCTTCTTTCTGTTACGCCGCTTTGCTCCTTCCGCGCCGGGTGCTACCTGCCGTGCCGCGCTCCACCTCCGTCTGGCGCCTGATCAGCGCGGGTCCCTCGGCCGGGCGAGCCGGTTCGGCCCCGGCGACTGAATCCGGCCAGAAGGGGTATGCGCCGCGCCATGTCCGTGATCAACAGGCCGGCAGCGCCGGTCGGCATCGAAACCGACGAGGTCACCGTGGTGGTGGCCACCCGCAACCGGCCCGACCGGCTGCGCCAGACCGTCCCGCACCACCACGCCCCGACGATCATCGTCGACAACGCCTCCGACCAGCCGCTGCCCGGTGCCACCTTGGCGCGGGATGCCTTCGATGGGCCGCTGCCCGGCGTCGCCGTGGCGCGGGACGCCTTCGATGGGCCGGTGCCCGGCGTCGCCGTGGCGCGGGATGCCTTCGATCGGCCGGTGCCCGGCGTCGCCGTGGTGCGGCTGGCCGAGAACATCGGCGCGGCCGCCCGCAACGTCGGCGTGCGGCAGGCCAGCACGCCTTACGTGGCGTTCGCGGACGACGACTCGTACTGGGAACCGGGATCTCTCGCCCGAGCCGTGGAAATCTTCCGCAACCACCCGCGGGCCGCCCTGCTGACCG contains:
- a CDS encoding YrdB family protein, with product MRAVNLTLRFVLELCALAALAYGGWRLPGPIAVRILAAVLLPVAAALIWGRWVAPRGSHLLPDPQRLIPEWVVFGGATVALILCGHPALGAALAVLAALNRWLLHVLGTSTGGERRG
- a CDS encoding toxin-antitoxin system, toxin component → MSQPQPAPWGGAPADPAPGGYPAPGAYPAGQPAGYPAPGAYPGQPAPGGYAAQPVAAGQPGHPAPAGYPAPAQAGPAGYAAPGQVAPGGYAQPGQAGPGQYGQPVPAPYAGQGDPGQGGYGAPPAGYPPQGMLACRFCGSVPAVQTKFRGHQGMLVLMRFLSNEGPFCRDCGLGVFRHMTSRTLIQGWYGYASFIITPFTVLMNLFRRTSVANLPAPQPNPYGPSRPPMDPGPRLLQRPMTWAGLLVPFALAALIIYAASQN
- a CDS encoding hemerythrin domain-containing protein gives rise to the protein MDDITALIMEDHHAFRVGFARLDDAQGEAELRAIWEPLALHLEIHADAEEKILYPHLLTDSGGEDAEEETDDAIRDHNKIRDGIVAAAGHPIGSDEWWAGVWAARTENSEHLAEEEDEVLPDFRKHASMELRIELGARWLRFFAEHPRGKGLDFHNKDPKKYIEDHEQ
- a CDS encoding TIGR03557 family F420-dependent LLM class oxidoreductase; translation: MRIGYFLSCEEYTPAQLIEQAKLAQDAGFQGLWISDHYHPWNDAQGQSPFVWSIIGALSQVVSIPVTTAVTCPIQRIHPAVVAQAAATSAVLHDGRFVLGVGTGEALNEHITGERWPFADERLEMLEEAVEVMRALWGGEFVTHHGKHYRVDQARLYTLPETPPKVYVSAFGPKALEVAGRIGDGYVSTMPDGDLVQQFRDAGGTGKPVQGGFKGCWAPTEDEGAEIAHRLWANAGVPGELSQVLPSPRHFEQASELVTPEMTKQSIVCGPDPAGHAEQLKAYQEAGFDEVYIANIGPNYRELIDLYRREFL
- a CDS encoding ATP-binding protein, with translation MAAISCAVSQVGTRTLVRIHGELSTASAPQVRTILLKCLVERPDAVIAELAGLRVLEPVALSVFGVVARQAAMWPGTPLLLSAPGREVATWFSSGRYGRVPVLASTAEALDVEPRERMPALADSLLPVAGAAAHARRLAAEACARWGLDELTDAARIVAGELVTNAMVHAGTMIDLRFSLGRRYLMITVRDGSREMPEISPMASVDPLAPRGLLLVEQFARRWGAVPAEGGKVVWASLSGVPEPGARRSGRG
- a CDS encoding STAS domain-containing protein, which codes for MTGAFAVSKHDEGAGLIRLAVRGEIDDEVSDVLAQIIGNAAAQPGVTVVIVDLERVPFLAAAGIRALLEGRAAALQHARSYQVVNARGVVHGVLATAGLLSLFQTVVRRAPAHR
- a CDS encoding Rieske (2Fe-2S) protein — protein: MPILNRLEEARGLDGVSDKLQAAVTAAVRPQRLRDLLHGTWLGHPLHPVLVQVPVGAFVSTAILDLLPGARKAATTLLATGTAAAVPALAAGWVDWSQLTPERRRVGLVHAGANAVALGLYTASLLARLSGRTARGKALGFAGLTVAGLGAYLGGHLAYAQAAGTNQAAPDLARLPAEWTEVCSLASVPERRTVVRLVGDVPVLIYRIGDRVSALVERCGHETGPLGEGEVTGEGWNACVVCPWHGSTFRLSDGAVVHGPAANNQPMIPVRVVAGRIEIRQP
- a CDS encoding ChaB family protein; translation: MPAREDMPSTLKRSPKKAQDTYAKTHDSAVEQYGEGERAHRTAFSAVKHSFEKVGDHWEPKAKKGPSDAKAAGGRDTKAATAGGVDANASKAHLMDIAKRLDISGRSRMTKDQLVEAIQKANNRDTRKARA
- a CDS encoding CheR family methyltransferase; this encodes MDEVDSQFEALLTYLKEARGFDFTGYKRSSLIRRVNRRMSQVPVSGYAEYLDYLQVHPDEFTALFNTILINVTGFFRDPEAWDQLRTDVLIPLVAAKAPATPIRIWSAGCASGQEACTLAILLAEILGPEEFRARVKIYATDVDEEQLAEARHASYSLRDVAGVPPELLERYFEPAGNRHVFRKDMRRSVIYGRNDLVQDAPISRVDLLTCRNTLMYFNAETQARILGRFHFALADGGILFLGRAEMLLSHSSLFLPTDLKRRIFRKVSRGLSPIGPVRPEQSAPPRQPEPTGLDQIRNAALMAAPAAQVVVNADGLVALSNRQAEALFGVSPRDVGRPFRDLDVSYRPVELRRYIEQAQVERRAVHVTDIEYTRGTGATVHLDIQVNPLVDADAGLLGVGLVFHDVTAAKQLRTELEHANRELEAAYEELQSTNEELETTNEELQSTVEELETTNEELQSTNEELETMNEELQSTNDELQGINEQLQHSSAELDGANAFLDAILSGLRAGIAVVDRDLRVRVWNRQAEELWGLRASEAVGQHLLNLDIGLPVDRVRPLVKQSLAGETETKAVELEAVNRRGRPITVRVACSPLLDRSGGPEGAIIVMEAD
- a CDS encoding ATP-binding protein, coding for MTSLTWTTTEREGCAIVGVDGRLDLAAAPGLRTALLKCLAEQPRALLVDLSRMSLGDGTSPAVFTAVTRLATDWPGTPVLLCAPRPEVALLLGRGRFGSLQVRPDVDGAILEVRRNGAAAPMITDQLLPAVGAARHARDLAAEACVRWGVPHLVGPVSVIATELVSNAVEHAGTMITIQFVRRARYLHVVVRDGSPAIPVAASDGTDRGRGLLLVESLAVRWGTLPARDGKVVWATLAA
- a CDS encoding sigma-70 family RNA polymerase sigma factor yields the protein MPDNDRLEPLEDLDVLAARYAHACASADRPTRERLRDDFVREALPFAGRLARRYRGRGEPPEDLEQVARLGLVKTMDRFDPERGSFTAYAILTITGEIKRHFRDHTWGVHVPRGQQDRVLEFVHARAALTSELARTPTIAELAGRLGVDEAEVRGTQTSAAAHNTESLNAPIGDSPDGAELGDMVGALDFDLNLVDDRTTIESLVCELPPRERRLLALRFWGNLSQVEIAEELGISQMHVSRLLSRTLTWLREAMLSDATPPWSGAGGPEHRVLVTAGPAGVCAAVHGEIDRDNANQVRRELLSAASTCGRGRRLTVDLTGVPLLSAAGIGMLNAVHEVARGRGVRVLLTGVQPYVARVLAISGLRELLADQPEPVTERT